From one Flavobacterium kingsejongi genomic stretch:
- a CDS encoding protein-disulfide reductase DsbD family protein: MRKILSAIVLFLAFVNVHAQIIAPVKWKSKIEKKSDTEYILQFDGVIEDDWHVYSQFTPDGGPLAMEVLFNNQKDNFEVVGKATESKTRTAFNDVFGVNETFFEHNVQIRQAVKTNPKSNGIFQVELSYQVCKEVCIQENKYFQLDTKTLRGKEVESFEELSLVPSLQSGLVAAAENDTIASKTADVPAGVTKTADKEKTDPWTIFLGTLLAGILVTFTPCVFPMIPMTVSFFIKQNANKAKGKFNAVFYGICIVVIYVLISLPFHLFESLNPDIFSEISTNVYLNLFFFVVFVIFAISFLGAFEITMPNSLANKADNASNLGGLLGVFFMALTLIIVSFSCTGPALGLILGSVLSTEGGAMLLTIAMLGFGLGLAMPFMLFALFPSLMGNLPKSGGWLNAVKVFFGFVELALAFKFLSNADLVLQLHFLEREVFLAIWIAIFAALTLYLFGKLVLPHDSPVTNLSVGRLSLGLLVLSFTIYLIPGLWGAPLKLISGFPPPMTYSESPLGFGAAPASAVTEPLPEGAKLAVHGIVAFEDYDTGVAYAKKVNKPILLDFTGHACVNCRKMEEFVWSDPKVLSVLKNNVVLISLYGDDKRELPENEQYVSKKGNKIKTIGAKWSDFQITRYESNARPLYVLIGTDEKKLNEPIAYTPDIDTYDAWLKEGISKFK; the protein is encoded by the coding sequence ATGAGAAAAATTCTTAGTGCTATTGTACTTTTCTTAGCGTTTGTAAATGTTCATGCACAAATTATCGCTCCGGTAAAATGGAAGTCCAAGATTGAAAAAAAATCCGATACTGAATATATCCTGCAATTTGATGGTGTTATTGAAGATGACTGGCACGTCTATTCTCAATTTACCCCGGATGGAGGGCCACTTGCAATGGAAGTCCTTTTCAATAATCAGAAAGATAATTTTGAAGTTGTTGGAAAAGCGACAGAGAGTAAAACGAGAACTGCATTTAATGATGTATTTGGGGTAAATGAAACCTTTTTTGAGCACAATGTACAAATTCGGCAGGCGGTAAAAACGAATCCAAAATCCAATGGCATTTTCCAGGTGGAATTGTCCTATCAGGTTTGTAAGGAAGTATGCATACAGGAAAATAAATATTTCCAGCTGGATACTAAAACCCTGAGAGGTAAAGAAGTGGAAAGTTTTGAAGAGTTGAGCTTAGTACCATCTTTGCAATCCGGTTTAGTTGCTGCCGCCGAGAATGACACTATCGCCAGTAAAACGGCTGATGTCCCTGCCGGAGTAACGAAAACCGCAGATAAAGAGAAAACCGACCCATGGACTATTTTCCTTGGGACTTTACTGGCGGGAATACTGGTTACTTTTACACCTTGTGTATTTCCGATGATTCCAATGACCGTAAGTTTTTTCATTAAACAAAATGCCAATAAGGCAAAAGGTAAATTCAATGCTGTATTTTATGGTATTTGCATTGTCGTTATCTATGTATTGATATCCCTTCCTTTCCATTTATTTGAAAGCCTGAATCCGGATATCTTCAGCGAAATTTCTACCAATGTATACCTGAATCTTTTCTTCTTTGTAGTATTTGTAATTTTTGCAATATCCTTCCTGGGAGCCTTTGAAATTACAATGCCAAACAGCCTGGCCAATAAAGCCGATAATGCGTCTAATTTAGGAGGATTATTAGGTGTTTTCTTCATGGCACTGACCCTGATTATCGTTTCGTTCTCCTGTACCGGGCCTGCCTTGGGATTGATCCTGGGTAGTGTACTGTCTACAGAAGGAGGCGCGATGTTATTGACTATTGCGATGCTTGGTTTTGGACTGGGTCTTGCGATGCCATTTATGCTATTTGCATTGTTCCCAAGCTTAATGGGGAACCTGCCAAAATCGGGTGGATGGCTGAATGCAGTAAAAGTATTTTTCGGATTTGTAGAATTGGCACTGGCTTTCAAATTCCTTTCCAACGCTGATTTAGTATTGCAATTGCATTTCCTTGAGAGAGAAGTATTCCTGGCTATCTGGATTGCTATTTTTGCAGCCCTTACCTTATATCTCTTTGGTAAATTGGTATTGCCTCATGATTCGCCGGTGACCAACCTTTCAGTAGGAAGGTTATCCCTTGGATTGCTGGTTTTATCCTTTACGATCTATCTGATTCCGGGCTTATGGGGAGCACCGTTGAAACTGATTAGTGGTTTCCCGCCACCAATGACTTATAGTGAATCACCATTAGGATTTGGTGCTGCACCTGCTTCAGCTGTGACTGAACCATTACCAGAGGGGGCAAAATTAGCCGTACACGGTATTGTAGCTTTTGAAGATTATGATACAGGAGTGGCTTATGCAAAAAAAGTCAACAAACCAATATTGCTTGATTTTACAGGTCATGCCTGTGTAAACTGCAGAAAAATGGAAGAGTTTGTATGGTCAGATCCTAAAGTGCTTTCTGTGCTTAAAAATAATGTGGTACTGATTTCCCTGTATGGTGATGACAAACGGGAGCTTCCGGAGAATGAGCAATATGTTTCTAAAAAAGGAAATAAAATTAAAACGATAGGAGCAAAGTGGAGTGATTTCCAAATCACCAGATATGAATCCAATGCCCGTCCATTGTATGTTTTAATTGGTACCGATGAAAAGAAACTTAACGAACCAATCGCCTACACACCCGATATTGATACGTATGATGCCTGGCTAAAAGAAGGTATTTCAAAATTTAAATAA
- the lpdA gene encoding dihydrolipoyl dehydrogenase produces the protein MSSFDVVVIGSGPGGYVAAIRCAQLGFTTAIIEKYTALGGTCLNVGCIPSKALLDSSHHYYDAIKHFEEHGIEISGEVKVNLEKMIARKAAVVEQTVGGVNFLMNKNKITVFEGMGAFEDATHITITKNDGSTETIEAKNTIIATGSKPSNLPFIKIDKERIITSTEALQLKEVPKHLIIIGGGVIGLELGQVYLRLGAQVSVVEYLDRIIPGMDAALSKELTKVLKKQGMKFYTSHKVKSVQRNGDAVEVQAENAKDETITLEGDYSLVAVGRRPYTEGLNAEKAGVTITERGQIEVNDHLQTTTANIYAIGDVIKGAMLAHKAEEEGVFVAETLAGQKPHIDYNLIPGVVYTWPEVAAVGKTEEQLKEAGVEYKVGSFPFKALGRARASMDTDGFVKILADKKTDEVLGIHMIGARTADLIAEAVTAMEFKASAEDIARMSHAHPTYAEAVKEAALAATDNRAIHV, from the coding sequence ATGAGTTCATTTGACGTAGTCGTTATTGGTTCTGGTCCTGGTGGATATGTTGCCGCAATCCGTTGCGCACAGCTGGGTTTTACTACCGCTATTATAGAAAAATATACTGCATTGGGCGGTACCTGTCTTAATGTTGGCTGTATCCCTTCTAAAGCACTGTTGGATTCTTCCCACCATTATTATGATGCCATTAAGCACTTTGAAGAACACGGAATTGAAATCAGCGGCGAGGTAAAAGTTAACCTCGAAAAGATGATTGCCCGAAAAGCAGCTGTAGTAGAACAGACTGTTGGAGGGGTTAATTTCCTGATGAATAAAAATAAAATCACGGTTTTTGAAGGTATGGGAGCATTTGAAGATGCAACACATATTACCATTACCAAAAATGATGGTAGTACAGAAACGATCGAAGCAAAAAATACAATTATTGCTACGGGATCAAAACCCTCCAACCTTCCTTTTATCAAAATTGATAAAGAAAGAATCATCACTTCTACTGAAGCCCTACAATTGAAAGAAGTTCCAAAACACCTCATCATTATTGGTGGTGGCGTAATTGGATTAGAGTTAGGTCAGGTTTATCTTCGCCTTGGGGCTCAGGTATCTGTAGTGGAATATCTGGACAGAATTATTCCGGGTATGGATGCTGCACTATCAAAAGAGCTGACTAAAGTATTGAAAAAACAAGGCATGAAGTTTTATACTTCCCATAAAGTAAAATCAGTACAACGCAATGGAGATGCTGTAGAAGTACAGGCTGAAAATGCAAAAGACGAAACCATTACGCTGGAAGGCGATTATTCTTTGGTAGCCGTTGGACGTCGTCCTTATACGGAGGGATTAAACGCTGAAAAGGCGGGTGTAACCATTACTGAAAGAGGTCAGATCGAAGTAAACGATCATTTACAGACTACGACAGCTAATATCTATGCTATCGGTGATGTTATCAAAGGTGCCATGTTGGCGCATAAAGCAGAAGAAGAAGGTGTATTTGTTGCGGAAACATTAGCCGGACAAAAACCACATATCGATTATAACCTGATCCCGGGAGTGGTATATACCTGGCCGGAAGTTGCAGCTGTTGGAAAGACAGAAGAGCAACTGAAAGAAGCAGGTGTAGAATATAAAGTTGGAAGTTTCCCTTTCAAAGCATTAGGTCGTGCCCGTGCCAGTATGGATACTGATGGATTTGTAAAAATCTTAGCCGATAAAAAAACGGATGAAGTATTAGGAATCCACATGATTGGTGCGAGAACAGCTGATTTAATTGCCGAGGCCGTAACAGCAATGGAGTTTAAAGCGTCTGCAGAAGACATTGCAAGAATGTCACATGCACACCCAACCTATGCGGAAGCGGTGAAAGAAGCGGCATTAGCAGCGACTGATAACAGAGCTATACACGTATAA
- a CDS encoding N-acetyltransferase has protein sequence MTSYRIKNSHGLTATEIRAILQAWDVTAWNTMDTLQFREAFSQSEFHLLSDSSGLLCIARINFDLSIRIAATIYPFPEFVGLAAISKNKGYGKTLIGHIIAELKRRNMECIGFCRSEVRAFYEKCTVPLLYDKAKYLLEKEQQDWNNVTDDDDIIILNVSEAHHNILRRLSPIHPGYLIFES, from the coding sequence ATGACATCCTATCGCATTAAAAATTCTCATGGCCTTACCGCTACCGAAATCAGGGCAATCCTGCAGGCATGGGATGTTACAGCATGGAACACAATGGATACGTTACAGTTCCGGGAAGCTTTTTCACAGTCGGAATTCCACCTGTTGAGCGATTCCTCCGGATTGCTTTGCATTGCCCGCATTAACTTTGATCTCAGTATCCGCATTGCGGCCACCATTTATCCTTTTCCTGAATTTGTCGGATTGGCTGCTATTTCTAAAAACAAAGGATATGGCAAAACATTAATCGGGCACATTATTGCTGAACTGAAGAGACGCAATATGGAATGTATTGGCTTTTGCCGCTCAGAAGTCCGTGCGTTTTATGAGAAATGTACTGTTCCCCTATTATATGACAAAGCAAAATACCTTTTGGAAAAAGAGCAACAGGACTGGAATAATGTGACCGATGATGACGATATTATCATCCTGAATGTATCCGAAGCACATCACAATATACTCCGTCGCTTATCCCCTATCCACCCGGGGTATCTTATTTTTGAATCTTAA
- the pabB gene encoding aminodeoxychorismate synthase component I produces MRTSVRLPLPDSNLLKSKLIQWAQQFREVVFLDSNNYPQQYGSYDAVLAVDALTAIQTDAHNAFEDLKQYQQTTKDWIFGYLSYDLKNDTENLQSRSFDGLKFPELYFFQPKKIFLLKGNELEIRYLNMCDDELTEDLKAIESIVISTFEDKPLQHIPVIRQRISREEYIKKVTGMLEQIQRGDIYEANFCMEFYAEDSSVNPLELYRKLNAISTPPFAAFFKNHQQFIVSASPERYLRKEGEHLISQPIKGTAKRDTDPVADAKIKEELLQNEKERSENIMIVDLVRNDLSRTAAKGSVAVPELCQAYTFRQVHHLISTVTATLAPGFSAIDALRTTFPMGSMTGAPKIAAMKSIESFEETKRGVYSGALGYFTPEGDFDFNVIIRTILYNQENQYVSFSVGSAITALSDPEQEYEECLLKAKAMRQVLAD; encoded by the coding sequence TTGAGAACTTCCGTTAGGCTGCCATTACCGGACAGCAATTTATTAAAATCCAAATTAATACAATGGGCCCAACAGTTCCGGGAAGTTGTTTTTCTGGACAGTAACAATTACCCACAGCAGTATGGAAGCTATGATGCTGTCTTGGCTGTGGATGCTTTGACGGCAATTCAAACGGATGCCCATAATGCTTTTGAAGACCTGAAGCAATACCAGCAAACAACTAAAGACTGGATTTTTGGTTACCTTTCTTACGACCTGAAAAATGATACTGAAAATCTCCAGTCAAGGAGTTTTGACGGATTGAAATTTCCGGAATTGTATTTCTTCCAACCTAAAAAGATATTCCTGCTAAAAGGAAATGAACTTGAAATCCGCTATCTCAATATGTGTGATGACGAGTTAACGGAAGACCTGAAGGCGATCGAAAGTATAGTGATTTCAACATTTGAAGATAAACCCCTGCAGCATATACCTGTGATCAGGCAACGCATCAGTCGGGAGGAATATATAAAAAAAGTAACAGGAATGTTGGAGCAGATTCAGCGCGGTGATATTTATGAGGCGAATTTTTGTATGGAATTTTATGCAGAAGACAGTAGTGTAAATCCACTGGAATTGTACCGAAAGCTCAATGCGATTTCAACGCCTCCTTTCGCAGCGTTCTTTAAGAACCATCAGCAATTTATAGTATCGGCATCACCAGAGCGCTACCTTCGTAAGGAAGGGGAGCACTTGATTTCCCAACCAATTAAAGGGACAGCCAAACGCGATACCGACCCTGTGGCCGATGCAAAAATAAAAGAGGAGCTGCTCCAAAATGAAAAAGAGCGATCGGAGAATATTATGATTGTAGACCTGGTCCGTAATGATTTGTCCCGCACCGCAGCGAAAGGATCTGTTGCCGTACCGGAATTATGCCAGGCGTATACGTTCCGGCAGGTCCATCATTTGATATCAACGGTCACAGCAACGTTGGCACCCGGCTTTTCAGCCATTGATGCGCTCAGGACGACTTTTCCTATGGGAAGCATGACCGGTGCTCCAAAGATTGCAGCAATGAAAAGTATCGAATCATTCGAGGAAACCAAACGAGGTGTTTATAGTGGAGCATTGGGATATTTTACCCCGGAGGGTGATTTCGATTTTAATGTAATTATCCGGACCATTTTATACAATCAGGAAAACCAATATGTTTCTTTTTCGGTAGGAAGTGCGATTACTGCTCTATCCGATCCGGAACAGGAATATGAAGAATGCTTGCTGAAAGCCAAAGCCATGCGGCAAGTTTTAGCAGATTAA
- a CDS encoding aminotransferase class I/II-fold pyridoxal phosphate-dependent enzyme, whose product MKFNPADNIQDLQYFGEFGGVNPSISDSSTYTFLSAKTMFDTFEGNAEGCYLYSRHSSPSNLYLDKALAAMEGTASANVSASGMGAITPVLLQLCSSGDHIVSSRTIYGGTYAFLKNFTPRFGIKTSFVDITKLDIVEAAITPQTKVLYCETVSNPLLEVADIAGLSKIAKRHNLKLVVDNTFSPLSVAPAKMGADIVIHSLTKYINGSSDTVGGVTCASQEFINDLKNVNSGASMLLGPTMDSLRSASVMKNMRTLHIRMKQHSHNALFLAEKFEKDGLKTVYPGLKSHPSHELYKSMINPEYGFGGMMTIDVGSLDKANELMELMQERNLGYLAVSLGFYKTLFSAPGTSTSSEIPLEEQEAMGLTDGLIRFSIGLDNDIQRTYDMMKQCMTELNVLHSLEKTNS is encoded by the coding sequence ATGAAATTCAATCCAGCAGATAATATTCAGGATTTGCAGTACTTCGGCGAATTTGGCGGAGTAAACCCTTCCATTTCTGACTCTTCCACTTACACGTTTCTTTCGGCAAAAACCATGTTTGATACCTTTGAAGGAAATGCAGAAGGTTGTTATCTCTATTCCAGACATTCTTCCCCAAGCAACCTTTACTTAGATAAAGCACTGGCTGCAATGGAAGGTACCGCATCCGCTAATGTTTCTGCTTCGGGAATGGGTGCGATCACACCCGTATTATTACAATTGTGCAGCTCGGGAGACCATATTGTTTCCAGTAGGACAATCTATGGCGGTACTTATGCTTTCCTGAAAAATTTCACGCCTCGTTTCGGCATCAAAACATCTTTTGTAGACATTACAAAGCTGGATATAGTGGAAGCTGCGATCACTCCGCAAACTAAAGTCTTGTATTGTGAAACCGTGAGTAATCCCCTTTTGGAAGTAGCTGATATTGCAGGCCTTTCAAAAATTGCCAAAAGACACAACCTGAAACTGGTTGTAGACAATACTTTTTCACCTTTATCTGTAGCACCGGCAAAAATGGGTGCTGATATCGTGATCCATAGCCTTACCAAGTACATCAACGGCAGCAGTGATACTGTAGGCGGTGTAACCTGTGCAAGCCAGGAATTCATCAATGACCTGAAGAATGTAAATTCCGGAGCCAGTATGTTATTAGGCCCAACTATGGACAGCCTTCGCTCTGCCAGTGTCATGAAAAACATGAGGACCTTGCACATCCGAATGAAACAACACAGCCACAATGCATTATTCCTGGCAGAGAAATTTGAAAAAGACGGTTTAAAAACGGTTTATCCAGGCTTGAAAAGTCACCCAAGCCATGAATTATACAAAAGCATGATCAATCCGGAATACGGATTTGGCGGCATGATGACAATTGATGTGGGCAGCCTTGACAAAGCCAATGAACTGATGGAATTAATGCAGGAACGCAACCTGGGCTACCTTGCCGTAAGCTTAGGATTCTACAAAACATTATTCAGCGCACCGGGTACCTCTACTTCCAGTGAAATTCCTTTGGAAGAACAGGAAGCAATGGGGCTTACAGATGGATTGATCCGTTTCTCTATCGGCCTTGACAACGACATTCAACGTACGTATGACATGATGAAACAATGCATGACAGAACTTAATGTATTACACAGTTTAGAAAAAACAAACTCGTAG
- a CDS encoding Lrp/AsnC family transcriptional regulator has product MALDPIDVKLLNLLQSDSKMTNKELSGLLHLSVTAVYERIKKLEREKIIDKYVVLLNRNKIQKGFVVFCHVKLMQHTREFISHFEEEVVRLTEILECFHVSGDYDYILKICVENMEEYREFMVTKLTTLQHIGSTHSTFMISDVKNTTAFTL; this is encoded by the coding sequence ATGGCACTTGACCCTATTGATGTTAAACTGCTAAACCTGTTGCAGTCTGATAGTAAAATGACCAACAAAGAATTGTCCGGATTGTTGCATCTTTCCGTTACAGCAGTATATGAGAGAATAAAGAAACTCGAGCGGGAGAAAATAATTGATAAATATGTCGTCCTGCTGAACCGCAATAAAATTCAAAAGGGATTTGTGGTGTTTTGCCATGTCAAACTGATGCAGCATACCCGGGAGTTCATTTCCCATTTTGAGGAAGAAGTAGTCCGGCTGACGGAAATCCTGGAATGTTTTCATGTCAGTGGTGATTATGATTATATCTTAAAAATATGTGTGGAGAATATGGAGGAATACCGGGAATTTATGGTCACAAAGCTTACCACGTTGCAGCATATTGGCAGTACACACAGTACTTTTATGATTAGTGATGTTAAAAATACGACTGCATTTACGCTTTAA
- the nhaA gene encoding Na+/H+ antiporter NhaA — MEYQVKTTPVEKWVINPLSAFISNSIMGGIVLLIAAVIAIILANSPWSEWFLGFWKNKISIGINSELFLNYDLQHWVNDGLISIFFFVLGLELKREIVGGQLSGFKNAFLPVAVGIGGMVFPALIFLFFNGGQDTEAGWGIPMATDIAFALGVLHLLGKKVPTSVKIFLTAFGIVDDLGAILIIALFYTSDISFVSLGVGLGFLVVLMLANKAGVRNTLFYAIVGILCVWLPFLISGVHATIAAVLVAFTIPANTKFNELQFLSKNKKYANKFDQATVTDSSTVTKEQLHILKDMKTSAKHAMTPLQRLEHSMHPIVSFIVMPIFALANAGVVLTMDMDTLVSNNIFVGIISGLLIGKLIGIFGVTALLVKLKISNLPRGMTMSHLFGLSIISGIGFTMSIFITSLAYTNAENIVQAKIGIFVASIIAGVIGFMVLSRNGSKAKKETA, encoded by the coding sequence ATGGAATATCAAGTAAAAACAACTCCCGTTGAAAAATGGGTCATCAATCCCCTAAGTGCTTTTATCAGCAACTCGATTATGGGGGGAATCGTACTGCTTATCGCTGCAGTAATTGCGATAATCCTGGCAAATTCCCCCTGGTCCGAATGGTTCCTTGGATTTTGGAAAAACAAAATTTCTATTGGAATCAACAGTGAGCTTTTCCTGAATTACGATTTACAACATTGGGTCAACGACGGCCTGATCTCCATTTTCTTCTTTGTCCTTGGACTTGAACTCAAACGTGAAATCGTAGGAGGGCAGTTATCCGGATTCAAAAATGCCTTCCTGCCTGTAGCTGTCGGAATTGGCGGTATGGTTTTTCCCGCATTGATCTTTTTATTCTTTAACGGAGGCCAGGATACCGAAGCCGGTTGGGGAATCCCCATGGCAACCGATATTGCTTTTGCACTTGGTGTACTCCATTTATTAGGGAAAAAAGTACCTACTTCGGTAAAAATCTTCCTTACTGCTTTTGGGATTGTAGATGATCTTGGTGCTATTTTGATCATTGCACTTTTTTATACTTCTGATATTTCCTTTGTAAGCCTTGGCGTTGGCCTTGGATTTTTAGTCGTGCTGATGCTGGCCAATAAGGCAGGAGTGCGCAATACATTGTTTTATGCCATTGTCGGTATTTTGTGTGTATGGCTGCCCTTCCTGATTTCGGGCGTACATGCTACTATTGCGGCAGTTTTGGTTGCTTTTACCATTCCGGCGAATACCAAATTCAACGAATTGCAATTTTTATCTAAAAATAAAAAATACGCCAATAAATTTGACCAGGCCACTGTGACCGATTCGTCCACCGTGACTAAAGAACAGTTGCACATACTGAAGGACATGAAAACTTCGGCAAAACATGCGATGACTCCCTTACAGCGACTGGAGCACTCCATGCATCCCATTGTGTCCTTTATTGTAATGCCCATATTTGCATTAGCCAATGCAGGAGTAGTCCTTACGATGGATATGGATACCTTGGTCTCCAATAATATTTTTGTCGGAATCATTTCAGGATTGCTGATTGGGAAGTTGATTGGTATTTTTGGTGTTACCGCATTATTAGTCAAGCTAAAAATTTCCAATTTGCCACGAGGGATGACCATGAGTCACCTCTTTGGATTGAGCATTATCTCCGGTATTGGTTTTACTATGTCTATTTTTATTACCAGTCTTGCCTATACCAATGCCGAAAATATAGTCCAGGCCAAAATTGGTATTTTTGTTGCTTCGATAATTGCCGGGGTAATAGGGTTTATGGTACTGAGCAGAAATGGTTCCAAAGCAAAAAAAGAAACAGCTTAG
- the tilS gene encoding tRNA lysidine(34) synthetase TilS — protein sequence MLTPFKNHLSKHFAFLEGKKILLAISGGLDSMVMLHLFQQLPYAITIAHCNFQLRGIESDGDEEFIREYAQKHTIPIAVSRFDTEAFATDSKQSIQLAARELRYTWFQELLREKQLDYCATAHHLDDNLETFLINLTRGTGLEGLTGIPKHNGAIIRPLLPFSRDAILTYATKHGIEWREDSSNASDKYLRNKLRHDVIPTLKSLNPSFLDSFQDTLLHLQQSQSLADDALAIVGKEILQREGDQYKIDIVQLRRLPNYKAYLYQILKPFHFKAWNDICKLPESQSGKVIYAKEYQLLKDRDFLILSLRNNVNVGEEAAILEDDTICNIDNHKLQLMDSVAYTPVKQKEIFQADKEKLKFPLVVRTWNEGDYFCPAGMKGQKKKLSKFFKDEKFTMNEKQNQLLVCSGNEIVWVVGVRGDHRFEATADTPKIYQIQLL from the coding sequence ATGCTTACACCATTCAAAAATCACCTGTCGAAACATTTCGCTTTTCTTGAAGGAAAAAAAATCCTTTTGGCGATAAGCGGTGGATTGGATAGTATGGTGATGTTACACCTGTTTCAGCAGTTGCCCTATGCGATAACGATTGCACATTGTAATTTCCAGCTGAGGGGAATAGAAAGTGATGGGGATGAAGAATTTATACGGGAATATGCACAAAAACATACCATTCCAATAGCTGTAAGCCGGTTTGATACGGAGGCTTTTGCAACAGACAGCAAACAATCCATACAGTTAGCAGCCAGGGAACTGCGGTACACTTGGTTCCAGGAACTTTTACGTGAAAAGCAATTGGACTATTGTGCTACAGCACATCATTTAGATGACAACCTGGAAACGTTCCTGATTAACCTAACGCGGGGTACCGGATTGGAAGGATTGACCGGAATACCAAAACATAACGGGGCTATAATCCGGCCATTACTGCCTTTTAGCCGTGATGCAATCCTGACGTATGCAACAAAACACGGAATTGAATGGCGGGAAGACAGTAGTAATGCATCGGATAAATACCTGCGTAATAAATTACGGCACGATGTAATTCCTACTCTTAAAAGCCTTAACCCTTCTTTTCTGGATTCTTTTCAGGATACCTTACTGCATTTACAACAGTCACAATCGTTGGCTGATGATGCTTTAGCTATTGTAGGTAAGGAAATTCTACAGCGGGAAGGAGACCAATATAAGATTGACATTGTACAGTTAAGACGGCTTCCGAATTATAAAGCTTATTTATATCAAATTTTAAAACCATTCCATTTTAAAGCTTGGAATGATATTTGCAAGTTGCCGGAAAGCCAGTCCGGTAAAGTAATTTATGCTAAAGAGTACCAATTGCTAAAAGATCGCGATTTTTTAATCTTAAGCTTACGAAATAACGTAAATGTAGGTGAGGAGGCAGCAATACTGGAAGACGATACGATTTGTAATATTGACAACCATAAATTGCAACTGATGGATTCGGTAGCCTATACTCCGGTGAAACAAAAGGAAATTTTTCAGGCCGATAAAGAAAAGTTAAAATTTCCTTTAGTTGTCAGAACATGGAATGAAGGTGACTATTTTTGCCCGGCTGGTATGAAAGGGCAAAAGAAAAAATTAAGTAAATTTTTCAAAGACGAAAAATTTACTATGAATGAAAAACAAAACCAATTGTTAGTTTGCTCGGGCAATGAGATTGTCTGGGTTGTAGGAGTTAGGGGCGATCATCGGTTCGAAGCTACTGCAGACACACCAAAAATATATCAAATACAGTTATTATAA
- a CDS encoding alanine/ornithine racemase family PLP-dependent enzyme, with product MAFIQLDRHKLQHNYNYLNTLFKSRNIEWGVVSKVLCGNIPFIKELIALGVKEIHDSRISNLKIVKTLQPDIQTVYIKPPAQRSIRRIVKYADVSFNTEIDTIKMLSEEAGRQKKIHKIIVMIEMGDLREGVMGEDLIEFYGTILHLPNIEIAGIGTNLNCLSGVMPTQDKLIQLSLYKQLIEAKFNISIQWVSGGTSVAIPLILKNARPMAVNHFRIGEALFFANDLFTGKLIKGMESDVFKLYAEVIEITEKPDTPTGELGENVAGHTFEVSDNQDLSQSSLRAILDVGLLDMQPQYLEPDDPNITIVDASSDMLVMDITHSTANYKIGDLISFKMRYMGALYLLNSNYIEKVVA from the coding sequence ATGGCTTTTATCCAATTAGATCGACATAAATTACAACACAATTACAACTATCTTAATACCCTTTTTAAATCCCGGAATATCGAATGGGGTGTCGTTTCCAAGGTACTTTGCGGCAATATCCCTTTTATCAAAGAGCTTATCGCTTTAGGTGTCAAAGAAATACACGATTCGAGAATTAGCAATTTAAAAATAGTCAAAACCCTGCAGCCCGATATACAGACGGTTTATATCAAGCCTCCAGCCCAAAGGAGCATTCGAAGGATCGTAAAATATGCTGATGTCAGCTTCAATACTGAAATCGATACGATCAAAATGTTATCCGAAGAAGCAGGAAGGCAAAAAAAAATCCATAAAATCATCGTTATGATTGAAATGGGTGACTTACGTGAAGGCGTAATGGGCGAAGACCTTATTGAATTTTACGGCACCATCTTACACCTGCCTAATATCGAAATTGCGGGTATCGGAACCAATTTAAACTGCCTCAGTGGCGTGATGCCTACTCAGGACAAACTGATACAACTGAGCCTCTATAAACAGCTGATCGAAGCAAAATTTAATATTTCCATCCAATGGGTTTCTGGGGGTACTTCTGTTGCCATCCCACTAATCCTGAAAAATGCAAGGCCAATGGCAGTTAATCATTTCCGTATTGGAGAAGCTTTATTTTTTGCCAACGACCTCTTTACAGGGAAACTGATCAAAGGCATGGAAAGCGACGTCTTTAAATTGTATGCTGAAGTTATCGAAATTACCGAAAAGCCAGATACCCCTACTGGTGAACTGGGAGAAAATGTGGCAGGACATACGTTTGAAGTTTCCGACAACCAGGATCTGAGCCAATCGTCATTACGGGCTATTTTAGATGTGGGCTTACTCGATATGCAGCCACAATACCTGGAACCGGATGATCCCAACATCACCATAGTAGATGCGAGCTCGGATATGCTGGTTATGGATATTACCCATTCCACGGCCAATTATAAAATTGGTGACCTCATTTCCTTTAAGATGCGCTACATGGGGGCATTGTACCTCCTGAATTCCAATTATATTGAAAAGGTAGTTGCCTAA